In Nitrospinota bacterium, the following proteins share a genomic window:
- a CDS encoding acylneuraminate cytidylyltransferase family protein produces MTMAKPSVVALIPARSGSKRVSGKNLKMLGGVPLIAHTIRAATASGVFSEVIVSTDSGEIAAAAKSSGASVPFMRPAQYAGDLSPDIEWVRHVLETLAAGGRKPDAFSILRPTSPFRTEDTIRRAWTTFISAGAGVDSLRAVEKCGEHPCKMWVVRGGRLLPLIPFGPEGQPWHSTPYQALPEIYVQNASLEIAWTRVVFETNSIAGSTIVPFFTQGREGFDINTPEDWIVAEKILAEGV; encoded by the coding sequence ATGACAATGGCCAAACCTTCCGTAGTTGCGCTGATACCTGCCCGGAGCGGCTCGAAAAGGGTCTCCGGCAAGAACCTGAAAATGCTCGGGGGCGTTCCGCTTATCGCGCACACAATCCGCGCCGCCACTGCAAGCGGAGTGTTCTCCGAAGTGATAGTTTCCACCGACAGCGGGGAGATCGCCGCCGCCGCGAAAAGTTCCGGCGCGTCCGTCCCTTTCATGCGGCCCGCGCAGTACGCCGGCGATTTGTCGCCGGACATAGAGTGGGTGCGGCACGTGCTGGAAACATTGGCGGCCGGCGGCAGGAAGCCGGACGCTTTTTCCATACTGCGGCCGACAAGCCCCTTCCGGACGGAGGACACCATACGCCGGGCGTGGACAACCTTTATCTCCGCCGGGGCGGGGGTGGACAGCCTTCGCGCGGTGGAAAAGTGTGGCGAACACCCTTGCAAGATGTGGGTGGTGCGCGGCGGGCGTCTTTTGCCCCTCATTCCCTTCGGACCGGAGGGGCAGCCCTGGCACAGCACGCCATACCAGGCGCTCCCGGAGATATATGTCCAGAACGCAAGCCTTGAGATCGCCTGGACCAGGGTGGTGTTCGAGACAAATTCTATCGCAGGATCCACCATCGTCCCGTTCTTCACGCAAGGGCGGGAGGGGTTTGACATAAACACCCCGGAAGACTGGATCGTGGCGGAGAAAATTCTGGCGGAGGGAGTCTAG